ATCTTTAGGAGTGTGATTCAGAcacaggtatttaaaaaaaatcattgcacatgtaaaaaatggttgaaatagcaaatattttgttacctatattttaccacaatttaaaaaaaaaaaggtttgtatGCTGCAAGTGCTGCTTAAGTTCATGTTCAGTAACAGCTGAGGCTTTCTCAGTTCTAACTTGGAAATTTAAAATGCTGCCAGGAAACCATGGCATCTTCAGTGGAGAGAAAGAGGAAATCCATTGGGGATAAAGGAGGATGTATACCCTTTAGaaatccttgggtggtacaaatggccaGTGCACTGGGCCGCTAAATGAAAgtttgggggtttgagtccactcagaggtgcctcggaagaaaggcctggcaacctgcttacagaaaaattgaaaaccctatggagtacagttctactctgacacacatgggatctccgtgagtcacagtcaactcaaTTGCAACTCTTGGGATTCCCAGAGGAAGGTCAATCCCAACATAAAAGCAACTCTAAAACATAAAGTGACTTACGCTGTGACCACACCAGACATTAAACCATGGTTTCCCCTCTGAATGAAAAGCCTCCAAACAGGATGATTCTATATAAACGGTGCATGGTTCTTTCTCTCCTGCAGCTGTCAGAGGAAGGAGAGATTGCTGATTTGCTGCTGATGAAAATACTCAGTTTCCTGGGCATTAGATGTAAAAGAGAGGCGCCTCAAAGCAGCACTGAGAAGTCTGGGGAGCTGACAGAAGCTGGGCCCCCTCAACCAGCACACGCTGCACCTAAGGTTTAAGCACATCGGTCATCTACATCGGAATGCGCAGAGCCCGGGGCCTACGTTTACCACCAACTCCATAATCTCTCCAGGTCGATGTTTTTCTGTGTCCACAGAAGAGTTACCAAGCCCATcatgtaataaataaatatatcaacacaaaacatgcacacatatataaaattgcaatgattgtgagagtcTGTATTTCTGTGAGAGTCAAATGTATTTCCtcctagaaataaaacaaatattgtcTAGAATTAGTGGTAAAAAAAATCTTCTCTACAAACTAATTATTTCCCCTTCTTGGTTGGTCAGGAGTTACCTTTGAAAGACTCTGATTCAGGGTTTCTCAAACTGTGTCTGAGAGGTGCTAATAAGTGTCATATACCAAAAGGTATCTGAATCAAGATAACATGAGAAACATCAAGTTAAATGAGGCTACAGGAATTCTTTAGCATGAGAACTGTCAGAACTTTAAACAGTCCCTCCTGGGATGAGTatggggagtcctggtggtgtcgtggttaagtgcttggctgctaaccaaaaagattggcagttcaaacccacttgacgttccgcaggagaaaaatgtgtcggtctgcttctgtaaagatttacagccttgaggtccccagggttgagaaggggagagtgttgacatgtcacggggatggcacccaacaccacaaaacaatatgtgtattaattaatgagaaactagtttgctctgtaaacctttatctaaagcacacacacacatacatacacacaaaaagatttataaccttggaaaccctgtggggcacttctactctgtcctagagggtcacagtgagttggactcaacttgatggcaatgggtttggcttagtTTTTTTTGGAGATTAGCATGAGAGGAAAAGTGTGTCTCATCCCCAGACTTCTCTGGCCAGGGAATCAGGTCTTAAAGCATCTCACTCAGGGCTGGTGTTCTTTAGATGAACTCTGAAAACTGGTGATCTACACAAGTGGTTTTCAACTCTGGCTGCACACTAGAATCCCCAGGTTTCATCCCGATACATCAGTATCTCCGGGCTGGGACCAAGAAATTGATAGTTTTTTAAGCTCCCCAGCTGATTCAAACGTGAGAGCCACTGCACTAAATGGTAACCCATGACTCTTGCCGACACGTGGCTTAGGGTAGGCATGTGACCCAGTTCTGGCCCATGAAAAATGAGAGAGCTCTCTAGGGGGCTTCTGGAAAATGTCTCCTTCCCAATAAAAAGAGACACGTAGTGACGGGCTCTTACATTGTCTTGTCTGGGTACAATGCCTGAACCTTTGGCAGCTACCTTGAGACCATGGGGAAGCAATCTGAAGATGGCAGAGATGAGAAATGAGAGGAAACTGGTACttgattgttgtcattgttgctaGCTCCATCgagttggcctccaactcatggcaaccccatgcacaatggaaagaaacactgccccgtcctgcacaatacccatgatcagttgtggatcagactgttgtgatccataggattttcactggctgatttttgggtgCTTGGTAAGGTCTTTAAACAGTTGACATAATCAGTCCTATAACTGAACAACTGCCAGTCTTCTAGCTGGATAAGATCACAAATGTCTTTTAATGACAGTTGATCATGATCCCACACCACCACACCCTACAACCTGATAACCAAAACCCACAAACCTACAGGCCCAGGATCCTTTATAAACATAGACCCATGTAACATATACACAAAGCCTTGGGAGATTTAATCAACTTCTCTGCATCCAAATGCCCATCATCCATTCTTTACTGTATCAGGTAAGAACATGAGCTATGTATACAGAGATGCTCACCAAATAACCCATTTTGAGGGGTACACATATCTCCTGACAGACTGGTACACAAGCTCACTCTGATACATACAGTGTATTTGTTTTAAATAGGGAAAGTGCTAACTCATATCTCAAGAAGTTATAAGTTCTTCacctcttccttccctctttctcttctactctctACTTCCCCGTTGACTGTAAATATCAAACTAGCAACTCCTTTCAGTGTTATTgttataagagagaaaaaaaaaaaaacagctcaaaGAGATGAGCTGGCTCCTTCTGAGACACCTGGAAGAAGTGACCAAATGCAACCTGTAGGTGCCTATATCAAATGTGCAATGAGATGATCTTTCAAACTCAAGCTATGGATGATGTTACAAGGATTACCAGgttgaagagggaaaaaaaaagaatttctgacTATCCTCAATGCTCATTAAATAAAAAACATGACacagttctgttttttttttttttttggcggaaGGGTCTGTAATGTAGCCTACAGATTTATATGTGGTCTTGCTCTTTCCACCAAATGAGCTGGTGGAGTtgggaataaatatttattttagggcATAGGTTACATTATGCTACATTGACTTGCACGATATCAAAAAGCAACAATAAAATCAGAATATTGATTATTATAGAAGCTAGCCAAGATCAGGAGTTTAGACCAGTGTGAACCAATCAGCATCCCAAAAGGAGGGAAGTATTACATACCTTAAGGGCATTCGCTTGTGAATCTGTCAAGCTACTGGTCAAATCCCACCTCTGCCACCTACTGGCTGCTTAAGCTATAAAATACTTTCTCCATCACAttcctgggcaagttactcaaccttTCTGCCTCACCTACGAAATCAGAGTAATACCTACCACAAAGGGGTttggacaggattaaaaaataatgtttgcACAGTGACTAGCACATAGTTGTTGTtggtgccttggagttgattccaactcacagtgaccccatctgtgcagagtagaactgctccacagagttctcaaggctgtgaccttttgaagcccactgccagacctgtcttccaagttgCTTCTagatgggttagaaccaccaatctttctgctagtaatcgagtgcttaactgtttgcgccacccaggaagaACTCAATACATGGCTGTTATTTACTCACAGGAAACGAAGATGATAGTGTTTGCAAGCCACTCCACAGATGTGGTCACCATCCCTTGTTTATATATTGGGCAGAAGCTCAGTACAAGAGCACATGGCCCCctcaaacacgcacacacacacttcaaGGTGCCCACCTGTGATGTTGACAGTGCAGCACTTGAGGTCTGTTTTTCACTGAGGTGTTTCTTTGCTGACTCATGCCCAGTTCCTAGAATCTGTGCTGGCAGCTTGTCTCCTTGAGTGGGGGCAATGACTTCTGCTTTTCTTGGAAGGCCTTGATTGCTGTGCTAGTCACTTAAGCAAAGCACTGTCCACGATGGGTCTTAACCCTCTGCTTCTGGACACTCCTGCAGTAGCTGACTGGCTGTGGTTCAGTCTTCACCAAGAAGTCACTTTTGACCCTAAGACAAGTCCTTTCCCTCTGTGATCTTCACGATTCTGTCTGTTCCCTGTTTAGGGTGTGTGAGCACATTGCAGTCTGTTAAGTAATAAAGGGGGTTCCAGGactattttcagtttttcaaaGGTCTAAAACAAACTTAGACTTCTTTTAGACTAGAAGTGTGAGCGCGGCTTTGGCCAACTCCCAAAACCCATCTCTGAGCTGCAATGATTCTGGTTGGACCTATGAATCCTGCTCTGGGTGACCCTGATCCTCTGTTGAAGGTGGGGACTGCATCCTTTAACAGGACTGGAGGGGCCCTGACTTCCCCAGGGCCCAGGGCTCAACGGCTCGGCATCGCGCAGGAGTGGCCCAGCCACTCCGCCTCGAGCCTTTCTCACCGCAGGTGCGGAGCCCTTAAAGCACACGGAGCCCCGAGCTGCTGACTAAGCACTTTCTACTTGCCCAGGGTGGCCCTAGGCCAGGGCCCCGCCCCTGGACGCTAAGCCCCGCCCCGAGCGGCCTCGCCCGGCCCCCCATCTCGCGCTTGCCCCGCCCCTCGCCCGTCGCCTCACCCGGGCCTCAGGCCCCGCCCCATGTGCTCGGCCCCCCGCACATCGCCCTATCCGGGACCGCTCCCGGCCCCGGAGTCCGCGCCCCTCGCGTACGGACCTATCGGCCTCAGCCCGCCGGGTCCCGCCCCGCGCGGCGATCCAGCCGGCTCGTTCCAGCCCGGGGCCGCgtcgccccgccccgccccgccccgccccgccccgccgccgGGAGCCTGAGTCCTGCGCCGCGACCCTGCGCACTCTGCGAACATGGCGTTGCAAGCGGCCCGGGGCGTGCGGGCCGCAGCCTGCAGCCTGCGCGCGCTCTCGGCGCCCTGCGCTCTCTGCCCGCCCCGGCCCTGGGGGCCCAGGCCCGGCGACGTGCGGACGCTGCGCACGGGCCGCGCTCTGCTCTCGGGTAAGCGCGGGCGGGGGCGGGCGCCGCGGGACCTGCGGCCGCACATGGGCTGCCGGGCAGGCTGGGAGGGGCCGGGAGGAGCGATGGGGAGCTGGTCGCGCCCGGCTCACGTTGTTTCCACGCTGCTGCCTAGTGCGGGGATCCCCAGAGTTAGGCGGCCGGCGCCTCTCCTCAACTCGACGTGGGAAGGCACAGTCCACCTTTGTGCTCTGGGTTGGGTGGAGGCGGACCACACTGGAGCCCGGCGGGCAGAGGCGCCTAGTCCGACTCGGGCAGGTGAGCCGGCCGCTCGCCGCCAGCGACCAGGACCCCGCACCGCTACGCTCCGAGGTGACGGTAGTTCCTCTCGCATTGTTTGTGTGCATCCTGAGAACCTGGACGTGGAAACACTGGAGACTTAGTTCACTAAAGGAACCAGACATGACAACTCTGAGCAAAGTTAAAGCAAAAACAGCAAAATCAAAGCACTGGATCCAGAGTTTTGCTAGCTAAAGCGAGCATAACGTTCTAGACGCCATTGTTTCCTAAAGAATAAGCTAAAGTCGGCTGGACTCTACCGAAGACGTTCTGCTGAAGTCTTACTGAGTCGGTGCTGTCTGTTGGGGCTGAAATGAGGCCTAGCTTAAACGGACTTGAACTAACGGGGGAGACTCGCCTGTCGGTGTTTTTGCACCAGTGCTACTTGTGCACAGTTATCACAGGGAAAAAACAATTTTACTTTATGCCCAAATATTCGTGACACTCATCACGCCTTATAAGGCTTCTTAGGAGGCCTGTGATGGCTGTTTTCTCATTAACTGATTGTTTTAGAAATTCATTTGGGACTAAAAGAGTTGACATTTATTCCAAACACAGAAGCATGAAGATTAGCTCCCCATTCCCTCAACTATGTGATGTGTATCAATGCATTACCAATTTGAATACAAGGGTAAAACATTTCTAAGATAAAAACTGAATTTAAGCCTGCTTTTTTTGTTAACGTTACATTATCTCTAGCTGTTTGCATTTTCTACTTATCTAGTTAAATATTGCCCCAAACATCAATACCCTTTATTTGGTTAAGcacctaaggtttttttttttgtttgtttagtttcaGAATGATTTCAGACTTAAAAAGTTACAAGAATACAAAGAACTGTCATAATTGAAAATTCATTCAACAATCATTAACATTTTGCCTCATCTGTTTTTCTCTCTTGATAGATATAcccatacacaccacacacatcatGATCTTTTATCCTTAAATATTCAGTGAATCACCACATCAGTGAATTCAGTGAATCTTAAGAACAAGGATATTCTCTTACATAACTGCAGTTATGTTGTCGAGGTTAAAAATGTAGCATTGGTTTCTTATCTAATATAGCCCATACTCAGGTACTGCTAATTACTCCAATAATGTTCATTGTGGCAAACCCCCTCCACATCTAGATCAAACCCAGCGTTATCCATtcctttaaaaaagaacaaaacaacaaaaactcaaacctgttgctgtcgagtcgattccaacttataatgacctataggacagagtagaactgccccatggagtttccaaggagcacatcgtgaatttgaactgccagccttttggttagcagccatagctcttaaccactgtactaccagagtCTCCCaacacccccccgcccccaaaaaaaAGCACCTTGGTTTTTAATAGCTAGACCCAGCACTAGTTCTAGTTCTACCTCTTAGGAGATATGGGATTTTGGACACATCACTTAACTTctagagcctcagtttctcttcACTAGAAAAATGGAGGtgataatacctacctcacagagttgaTGGGAGGATGAAATGAAATGATGTAACTGCTGTACGTATAGCTTGAGACACGggcacttgataaatatttctTGTTATTAAACGGTAGTATAAGGCATATAATAGTAAAAAATTCTTATCAGTGTTAATGTAAAACATTTTATCTGACCAGTGACTTtggaagaaaatgtaaaaatttCATAAATCATTCAAAACTAATTTTCTGAAGCCAAGAACCGTATATTTCAAAGTGTGGTAAGGAAGTAATAATTAACCTCATCTCCTACCTACTTTTTTTCCCTGGTGGACCAAGGCTTAAAGGAGAATTGAACTAATCATTTTCTTAGCCTGAATAGCATGATGTAGTAAAAAGACTAAGGACTTTGAAGTCCAGTGGGACTGGGTGCATTTTAGCTTAGTAATGTTCCTGCCTTTTCCTCTAACCTTGTCACTCAGTTACTAAATTGAGTGTCAGAACAACCCTACTCCTTAATGTTATGTTTACAATTAGGCAAGATGGCGAAGCCAAAATCAAGAGAGTAGACTTCGATGGGTTAGCTGTTTACAATTGTCCGGCCCTTACTTTAAAACGACATTAGTGTTCAGTTGCTCATAACTGGTAATACAGTTAACCAGTTCTAGAGTTGTAgcggagttcctgggtggtgcgaatgattaatgcacttggctgctgactgaatggttggaggtttaagcccacccagatactccttgggagaaaggccaggtgatctactttgaaaaaaatcagccattgaaaacatggTGCGTGgctttctgacacacatggggttactgtgagttggaactgacttggtggcaactgtttagagttggaactgacttggtggcaactgtttAGAGTTGTAACAGAATGATAGGGAGAACTGTGTGTTACAGCTGAACAACCATAATAGGTATTTTGCTCAGAATCCCCTTTAcctgacaaattaaaaaaaaaaaaaattatttcattccTTCAGCttttgaatgcctactatgtgccaagcactgtattTAGAACTAGGAATACAAATGGAAATGAGTTAGAATCTGGTCTTGCTCACACTGTACTTATAGTCTACTTCGTGaaagaaactgacagatggacTATTTCAATGCAGTGTGTTAAGTACAACTCTAGATGGGCGGTGACTGTTCTGATTTTACAGTTTGCTTCTTTAAATGATGCTAGCCATTCTCTTCAAGGGCAGATtagattaaaataatatttaagaatTTTGTCAGTTTCATTCCTGTGAAATTGCACTTTATAACCCAGTTGCAGTGAACCTCTCTGAGGTCTCTTCTACCTAAAGAAGCACATTTGCCTTTTATACGCAAAACTGCATCACTCCAAGTCTGTTGTCAGAGGGGAGAGTTGTTTGAGAAACCATGTTTCTGTAAGAGAGACCAATAATAAGTACATATCTGAAATGTGctccatttttgtgtgtgtgtgggtggggggtGATTTAGACTAAGAAATGTTAGAGCAAATAATCAAATCTCCAGATGGTGTACAAATCACGCTGTTTTTGCTTAACATATCAGTGTTGAGATTTGCTCTTTTCACGTGATCTCGGTTGCTTCCTGGGCAGTGTGCTCTTTAAAGTCAACAtcaataagtcaaacacaaataTTGGGAAAGTCTTGCCTTTTGACAACACTGATGGGAAAAGTGTTTTAAGAAGCGATGCCACTGCTTTTCTGAAATATTGGTCTTCTCTTTTAGTGCGTAAATTCACAGACAAACATGAATGGGTAACAACAGAAAATGGTATTGGAACAGTGGGAATCAGCAATTTTGCACAGGTATTGAATTGTCTTGAGATATTTGTGACAGTCTGCTCTTGTTAAATTGGATTGTCTCTAACttttaacattttgtttattctgCCTTTACCACTTCTGGCCCTTTTCCCATGAAGGGCCCTTAGGATAAAAAGCAATCACAGGTGAAACAAGTAAAATCAAATTAGTTAGGTAAATGTGTGGTGTTTTAAAGGATGTTTAAAGGTTGACACTTAAAATTAAGGTAGGGGACGTACCTTATTCATAAATGTTTGTTTCATATGGGGTCAGTTACAGAAGGGCGAAGAAAAACAACAAGCAAAGGACTAGGGTGTTGACAGTCTTTTGGGGGTGTGGTGATACACACATGACCAGGGGgacatgaagaagaggaaaaacctaGATTGGCACAGGTTACACAAAGCCAATTATATATTCTATCTTTTCTTTATTAATTTCCCTATTCCCACTGACGCCATATTgagatatttaaaagaaaattagaaacaaatagCAGCAAAGTTTAAAAATTGGATTTTCCACTGGATGTATGTTTGGCGGGGCAGGGAAAGGGAACGGGATATTACTGACAGTACTATGTATATAATATTCCTCAGATATGTTGGATTATTAGGACTTGAGACACTGATGTCTTCATTGTCATATTTATGTACCTATGTACCAGTATAAGGTGTTTTGTGACGCATTTTATAAGATGTGGTCCTTGCCTTTCTGGAATTTATCCCTGAGGGGGTAAAAGAGTCATCTGCATGGAAAAcaacatacaaaacattacatgATAAATAGCACATGAGTAGTACAGGGGGCTGTATGTAATTCTTTTACCTGAGGGAGAAATCATGTCTTGTTGGAGTCGAGGTCTTAAGGAAGTACGAGGCACAAGGAAGGACTAGGTTTTGTAAAATCAGCGGATAGGATTTCAGCAGATTGAGTAGGGGAAAATAGCCTGCAGAGGTAGAAGAGCACAGTGTGTTTTGATAGGAGTTAGTAATCGTGTTTGGGGTGTGTGGTTTGTGACAGGTTAACATAGCCCGTGGGCCAAATCTGGTGGCCTGTTTCTTACACCTCTTGAGCTAAGAATAGTTTTTATATCTTTAAACGGttgtaagaaaacaaataacgTAACCCCCTCAAGCATAAAATGTATTCTTTgtggccttttacagaaaaagtttgctgacttcTGAATTATAGGGGATTCAGTATTTGTATTCTTCCTATTTACCGGgggcctcatttgatttcttgggaaactctggtggcgtagtggttaagtgctacagctactaaccaaaaggttggcaatttcaatctaccaggcgcttcttggaaactatggggtagttctactctgtcccatagggtcgctatgagtcagaattgacagcaacgggtttttaatttgatttcttagtgatttttttctctcactctcttttttttttttttaggaagcttTGGGAGATGTTGTTTACTGTAGTCTTCCTGAAGTTGGGACAAAATTGAACAAACTAGGTGAGTGTTTTTCTCATCTTGGTATGTGACATGAATTTTCTTTACCTTGAATAATAACTTACTTGAACCCAGGATCAATTAGAGGGCTTTCGACTCAAGTAATAGAACACTAAAACAGACGTAGCTTTATTCAAGCAATCTGAAGATAGGAGAATATAGGGTAGGTCAGTGGATCTGTGAAGGTCATCAAGGTTGCAACCTGTTCCTCCTTTTTCGGCCTCAGTGTCGGAGGCAGTGTGTGTGGCTGTAAAATCTTCGAACATCACCTTTTTTGGcttatattttactgtgttttcagggaaggtttacacagcagtttaggttcccattcaacaatttctatacaagttgtGCAGTGACATTGGCCAAGCATCACCTTCTTAAATGACAGTATCTGAAACTTGAGAGAGAGAGGGGCAGGCTCTCTTACTTTTCTCTTTATCAGGAAGGAACATCTCAACCAGAAATCTTAGCAAATGTTCTCTTGCATCTCATTAGCCAGGTTTAGGTTGTACTGCCACTAACTATGACGGATGATGAGAAGGAGAGTAAACGAGTATTTTCAGACTTCACAACAAAAGGTAGGCAGAAAAAGTGGAGGGCAATGGCCCTTAGCACACCCTTGCCATGTGTACACTGATGTTGCGTGATATTGCTGGGGTCTATTAAGTTTAAAAAGTAAAATCTGCTTTTCTTTGGAGGAAGTAAAGAGTATCAGTAAAGAACATGGGCTTAAGAGTCAGAGCCTAGTTTTAAATCCTGGCCCCACAATTTAgcaactgtgtgactttgggaacTTACTTAATTTAGGCCTCATCCTTAAGTTAGGATAATACCTATTTTATAGGATtgatgtaaggattaaatgaaactaCCACAGTGTCTGGCATAAAGTAAGGGCTTGGTGAATATTACTTAGTGGTACCAGGTCGATTATTCATAGGATCCTTGACATATATAAGACAGTCCTACAGAATTTCTACATATCTGTTTTCTAAATATCTTTGACCGTATTGGCCATGTCTTTTCTGCTGCATTTTGGCAGTATAGGTCATGTCCCTCTTCAAAAATCTACTAAGAAGCCTTTTCTTATAATAAGGTCCATGGTGTGACTGATAATCTTTATCTGTCCATTTTTCCTTTGTCTAACATCACAGCAAAATTGTTCGTTTACTTTTCTCACgttttatttgcttttctcaTTCTGCTGCTCTCTTAAGCAGATCATAAGTTTCTGAACCTCTCTTTACAAGTGAACAGCATGAACCTTCTTGTGCTTTCTTATAAATATTAGGTAATAGCCTAAGACTAATGAATGGCCTCTGTAAACTTCCTGctaaaaggttttttgtttttaattgataTAAAATTTATACCCAGTGAAATGCATGgatcttaagtgtacaattcagtgtgtTTTGACAACTGGATATACTTACGTAAACCACCccagtcaagatacagaatatttcccTTACCCCAGAAAGTTTCTTTGTGCCCCATCCCAATCAAAACTCTGCTCCAGTACAGTgaggttcattgcagcactgttcacagtagccaaaaggtagaaacaacctaaatgcccatcaacaaatgaatggacaaacaaaatgtggtacgtacgtacaatggaatactactcagccagtagaggAAATGAATTCTTGATAcacgctacaatatggatggagctgtaagacattatgctgtgtgaaataagtcagccatataaggaacaaatattgtatgacctcacttatataaaaagacaaatacatggaGAACAAagtgtattagtggttaccaggagtgagagggagggggaaaagggggagttaatggtgatggaaaaattgcattgattaagggtagggttgcacagctgatgaTTTTCATcgctgtacacctgtaaaaggttgaattggcaaaaaattgtgtgatagatatatttacaacaacaatagagtagctgccgaggctgcttagtacaaccaaacaccttatgAGATTTGCTGCCTTGGTTTGGAGGGTTACGGTCGTGGTTCCATGGACTCTCCCAGTTAATTGGCtgaataacatgtttagtgtttctattctacctcctagtttgttttgTAGTGCCTGGGACGTTTAAAGCTTGCAGGAGGCCATCCAAAacataacaattggtctctattatcctgaagcaacagaggaaggtgTCAGGAATATAAGGAGGATATATAGAATGTGTTGGTAAATGCCTCCATGAAGAACTGCCTCCTTcatcatgagaccagaactgtatggtgcccggctgccattactgtacattttgatcaaagattctatagcagaatcctgatcaaaagggggaaaatgcagaacagaatttaaaattttaatggattccagacttcctggagccaaggTTAGATGCACCcccaaaactgttgccctgagataatctttaaaccttaaaccaaaaatatcccctgaagtcttattaaaaccaaatagtagtttcgcttaactattaaaaaatgtctgccttgagcgttatgctcttttaagagctatctaaattggatcaaattgacaacagcaactcgaaatattaggaagcttagggggcagtgaatttattttaatgggggaggaacaactcagaggaggaggatgaaaatggttgcacaactcaattTAAATCAGCGTCACTAAATTgtgcatgtaaaaactgttgaattggtgtatgttttgctgtgtatgttctcaacaacaacaaaaaaactccatAGACAACCTCTGCTCacatttctatcaccataaattagttttgcctgttctttAGCTTCATTTTAAAGGAAGCACACAGACTGTATTATGTCTCACTTTTTTTGTTCAATGTCGTGATTCTGATTTTGAGACTCATTCATGTCGT
The Loxodonta africana isolate mLoxAfr1 chromosome 21, mLoxAfr1.hap2, whole genome shotgun sequence DNA segment above includes these coding regions:
- the GCSH gene encoding glycine cleavage system H protein, mitochondrial, whose amino-acid sequence is MALQAARGVRAAACSLRALSAPCALCPPRPWGPRPGDVRTLRTGRALLSVRKFTDKHEWVTTENGIGTVGISNFAQEALGDVVYCSLPEVGTKLNKLDEFGALESVKAASELYSPLSGEVTEINEALTENPGLVNKSCYEDGWLIKMTLSNPSELDELMSEEAYEKYIKSIEE